From Priestia filamentosa, a single genomic window includes:
- a CDS encoding class II aldolase/adducin family protein has protein sequence MNYKQQLMNTGKYLISNQLAWGTSGNISVRTDPDEMLITASGTYMANLSEDDFVKFNISTGQNYSERKASKETPMHLGIYQKREDINAVLHSSPFYTTLFSCSNEAIISKLFVETMYYLEDIAYVDYFHPGSQELAEAVTAQASNANIIIMKNHGVVVLDESLLEAQMRLQTLEMACHMILKAKESGIKLSLIPQKTVQSFLNESFYKPRKTVNHSIKPSNK, from the coding sequence ATGAATTACAAACAGCAATTAATGAATACAGGAAAGTATCTTATCTCAAATCAGCTAGCATGGGGAACATCAGGAAATATAAGCGTTAGGACTGATCCTGATGAAATGCTTATCACGGCCTCCGGAACATATATGGCTAATCTATCGGAAGATGATTTTGTAAAGTTTAATATTTCTACAGGTCAGAATTACAGTGAGAGGAAAGCCTCCAAAGAAACACCCATGCATCTCGGAATTTATCAGAAGCGTGAAGACATAAACGCAGTCTTACATTCATCGCCATTTTATACGACTTTGTTTTCTTGTAGTAATGAAGCCATTATTTCTAAATTATTTGTAGAAACGATGTATTATCTAGAGGATATTGCTTACGTAGACTATTTTCACCCTGGTTCACAAGAATTAGCTGAGGCTGTAACTGCTCAAGCATCCAACGCCAATATCATCATTATGAAAAATCATGGGGTAGTAGTATTGGATGAGTCTTTATTAGAAGCTCAAATGAGACTACAAACTTTAGAGATGGCATGTCATATGATTTTAAAAGCAAAAGAATCAGGGATTAAACTTAGCTTAATTCCACAGAAAACTGTACAAAGTTTTTTAAATGAGTCCTTTTATAAACCAAGAAAGACAGTGAATCATTCTATTAAGCCTAGTAATAAATGA
- a CDS encoding SDR family NAD(P)-dependent oxidoreductase, whose protein sequence is MNYFSELKGKKVLVVGGSKGIGKDIALAFVQLGADVIITGRNEEDLQKTTGELIEFNPNCSYLIADIQNVNQIYSMVDQAYKRLGRIDIHICCNRRIW, encoded by the coding sequence ATGAACTATTTTTCTGAACTTAAAGGAAAAAAAGTCCTCGTAGTAGGTGGAAGCAAGGGGATTGGGAAGGATATAGCACTTGCTTTCGTTCAACTAGGCGCAGACGTGATTATTACGGGCAGAAACGAAGAAGACTTGCAAAAAACAACGGGCGAACTTATTGAATTTAATCCTAATTGCTCTTATCTGATAGCTGATATCCAAAATGTTAACCAAATTTACTCCATGGTTGATCAGGCTTATAAACGTTTGGGGAGAATTGACATTCATATTTGCTGTAATAGGAGGATTTGGTAA
- a CDS encoding aldehyde dehydrogenase family protein: protein MINTELMKVTSLIEGKPVTQEQEKTMEVINSFSGEVVGKVSLASKEDAKKAIESAHQVFHKTMKKMPAYRRAEILSKAADCAAQAMAKLAQDVGIPTSLKERCRSYS, encoded by the coding sequence ATGATAAATACTGAATTAATGAAAGTTACTTCACTTATAGAGGGAAAACCCGTTACGCAGGAACAGGAAAAAACAATGGAAGTTATTAACTCTTTTAGCGGAGAAGTAGTAGGGAAAGTAAGTTTAGCTTCAAAAGAAGATGCTAAAAAGGCGATTGAATCCGCACATCAGGTTTTCCATAAAACAATGAAAAAAATGCCGGCTTACCGCCGTGCAGAGATTCTTAGTAAAGCTGCAGATTGTGCTGCTCAAGCCATGGCTAAGTTAGCTCAGGATGTAGGAATTCCAACAAGCCTCAAAGAAAGATGTAGGAGTTACAGCTGA
- a CDS encoding aspartate/glutamate racemase family protein: MASKDYKIGLVHATMNSVQPILEAFEVYEPQVRLINFMDESLIVELNETGIVTKDMKRRLLNLVEKAVQSDVDGVLLTCSSFTPAVEEISHLFDVPVLSADLSMLERAIEIGHRIGVIATVEAAGPTTTKLLEKISCEKRKEISVKTEVIPQAFQALQNRNTAKHDELIHEKVKELSGDCDVILFAQFSMARALKSIDGVTTPILTSPQISVKAIVNEISKREIVL, encoded by the coding sequence TTGGCAAGTAAAGATTATAAAATTGGGCTCGTCCATGCCACAATGAACTCAGTTCAGCCTATCTTAGAGGCTTTTGAAGTTTATGAACCTCAAGTTAGATTAATAAATTTCATGGATGAAAGTCTTATAGTGGAATTAAACGAAACAGGCATTGTCACAAAAGATATGAAAAGACGCTTATTAAATTTGGTAGAAAAAGCGGTACAAAGTGACGTAGATGGTGTTTTACTAACGTGCTCATCTTTTACTCCTGCCGTGGAAGAAATTAGCCATTTATTCGACGTACCCGTACTAAGCGCAGATTTAAGTATGTTAGAGCGTGCAATAGAGATAGGACATCGAATAGGGGTTATCGCTACCGTAGAGGCAGCTGGTCCAACAACAACAAAATTATTAGAAAAGATATCTTGTGAAAAGAGAAAAGAGATTTCTGTCAAAACAGAGGTTATCCCACAAGCATTCCAAGCCTTACAGAATCGAAACACTGCCAAGCATGATGAACTAATCCATGAAAAGGTAAAAGAGCTGAGTGGAGATTGTGACGTTATTCTTTTTGCTCAATTTAGTATGGCAAGAGCTTTGAAAAGTATAGACGGTGTGACAACACCTATCCTAACAAGTCCACAAATAAGTGTAAAAGCAATTGTCAATGAAATATCGAAAAGGGAGATAGTTTTATGA
- a CDS encoding LysR family transcriptional regulator, whose protein sequence is MDKKDWRILEAVYAEKNITKAAERLYISQPTLTYRLQQIEKEFNIKLFYRGRRGVDFTDQGEMLVNYAKDMLKQRQKIEELLWNSGNEIRGTLRLSVSRTFAFYRLPQILKAFNEKFPKVEFNVNTGVNIEVLHSIYQQDSHIGIVRGEHSWPGKVVTLMQENIAILSSKKVNLEGLPSMRRISYKTDPTLEMVIDNWWKDNFSTPPISHMNVDNVEIAKRMVFNGLGYCIAPSIVLEDNDELYKIPLKDSKESPIIWNTRILYREELLELEMVKEFVHFIQEYHQY, encoded by the coding sequence ATGGATAAAAAGGATTGGCGGATTTTAGAGGCCGTTTATGCAGAGAAAAACATTACAAAAGCTGCTGAGCGTCTATATATTTCTCAGCCTACTCTCACATACCGTTTGCAACAAATTGAAAAAGAATTTAATATTAAACTTTTCTATCGAGGAAGAAGAGGAGTTGATTTTACGGATCAAGGAGAAATGTTAGTGAACTATGCTAAAGATATGCTAAAGCAAAGACAAAAAATAGAAGAATTACTTTGGAACTCAGGTAACGAAATACGTGGAACTTTACGATTAAGCGTTTCAAGAACATTCGCCTTCTATCGATTACCGCAAATCTTAAAAGCTTTTAATGAGAAGTTTCCTAAAGTTGAATTTAATGTTAATACGGGGGTAAATATTGAGGTCCTTCACTCTATATATCAACAAGATTCACATATTGGAATTGTAAGAGGCGAGCATAGTTGGCCAGGTAAAGTTGTGACATTAATGCAAGAGAACATCGCCATTTTATCTTCAAAAAAGGTTAATTTAGAGGGCCTCCCGTCTATGCGTAGAATTAGCTACAAAACGGATCCCACCTTAGAAATGGTCATTGATAATTGGTGGAAAGATAACTTTTCTACTCCGCCTATTAGTCATATGAATGTTGACAATGTAGAAATAGCTAAAAGAATGGTTTTTAATGGATTAGGTTATTGTATTGCTCCAAGTATTGTACTAGAGGACAATGATGAGCTATACAAAATTCCCCTTAAAGATTCGAAGGAATCCCCAATAATATGGAATACACGTATCCTATATAGGGAAGAACTTCTAGAATTAGAGATGGTAAAAGAGTTTGTTCACTTTATTCAAGAGTACCATCAATATTAA
- a CDS encoding isocitrate/isopropylmalate dehydrogenase family protein has translation MTTYRLGVLAGDGIGPEIVSATVEAFKTAADKVGVNIDWIDLPMGWEGIKQYNDPLPEFTTNALKDTHGWILGPHDSAAYPLEHKVKLNPSGALRHTLDLFANIRPAKTMPGIKSVVGEADLVIFRENTEGFYADRNMFAGHGEWQITEDVVVTSGVFTRKAVERIAHAAFKMAMKRRKKVTIVHKANVLRLSTGLFLNVCREVAKQYPEVTVDDYHIDAMAAHLVRRAKDFDVIVTENMYGDILSDLAGELVGSLGLAPSINANATVAMAQAAHGSAPDIAGLNIGNPTGMMLSTVMLMEWLAERHNDNNLEEIGKLVEQSLYQSLKDGIKTKDLGGNASTSEFAKAISERINQIFVN, from the coding sequence ATGACCACTTATCGTTTGGGAGTGCTAGCTGGAGATGGAATTGGCCCTGAAATTGTAAGCGCTACAGTTGAAGCGTTTAAAACAGCCGCAGATAAGGTTGGAGTAAATATTGATTGGATTGATTTACCGATGGGATGGGAAGGAATAAAACAATATAATGACCCCCTTCCAGAATTCACTACAAATGCTTTGAAGGATACTCATGGATGGATACTTGGTCCTCATGATTCCGCTGCTTATCCACTAGAACATAAAGTGAAACTTAATCCAAGCGGTGCCCTTCGTCATACGCTCGATTTATTTGCTAACATCCGCCCTGCTAAAACAATGCCAGGGATTAAAAGCGTAGTAGGAGAAGCTGACTTAGTTATCTTCCGTGAAAATACAGAAGGTTTTTATGCCGATCGAAACATGTTTGCGGGACATGGAGAATGGCAAATTACGGAAGACGTTGTTGTGACTTCAGGTGTCTTCACAAGAAAAGCTGTGGAACGAATTGCTCATGCCGCCTTTAAAATGGCGATGAAGCGTCGTAAAAAAGTAACCATCGTTCATAAAGCCAATGTTCTTCGATTAAGTACAGGGTTATTTTTAAACGTTTGTCGTGAGGTCGCAAAACAATATCCTGAAGTCACTGTAGATGATTACCATATCGATGCAATGGCCGCTCATTTAGTACGTCGAGCGAAAGACTTTGATGTGATTGTAACAGAAAATATGTATGGAGATATTCTTTCAGACCTAGCAGGTGAACTTGTTGGAAGTCTCGGATTAGCTCCTTCCATTAATGCAAACGCAACTGTAGCTATGGCCCAAGCAGCCCACGGTTCTGCCCCGGATATTGCGGGTTTAAATATAGGAAATCCAACAGGGATGATGCTTTCAACTGTCATGTTAATGGAATGGCTCGCTGAACGGCATAATGATAACAATCTTGAAGAAATAGGTAAATTGGTTGAGCAAAGTCTTTATCAATCACTTAAAGATGGAATTAAAACGAAAGATTTAGG